A segment of the Candidatus Izimaplasma bacterium HR1 genome:
TGCAGTTATAAAAGATATGGCTTTAATAAGAAATAATGACCTTGCTGAAAGCGTAGATGTCTTTTGTGAAGATAGTGTCTATAACTTAGAAGATACAAGGAAAATCGTTGAAGCCGCAAAAAAACTAGGTTTCTTTGTAAGATTACATGCAGATGAAATTCATCCGATGGGTGGTTTAGGTTTAGCAGTTGAATTAAATGCTTCAAGTGCTGATCATTTAATTGCTGCAAGTAATGAAGATATTAAAAAGTTATCTAAAAGTAAAACTGTGGCTAACTTATTGCCATCAACATCATTTTATCTAAATAAGGATTTTGCTAACGCTCGTAAAATGATTGATGAAGGGTGCATTGTATCATTATCAAGTGACTATAATCCAGGTAGTTCTCCTTCAGAAAACTTGCAATTCTCAATGCAATTAGGTTGTAATAAAATGAGATTACGACCAAAAGAAGTTTTAACTGCAGTTACAATTAATCCAGCTTATGGTCTCGGATTAAAAGAAAAAGTAGGAAGTATTGCAAAAGGCAAAAATGCTGATATCGTAATAATGGATGCTTCTAACTTAGAATATATTATGTATCACTTTGGAGTAAATCATACCAAAGATGTATTTAAGAATGGAAAATTAGTCGTTAAAGACAGACAAATAATATAGGTGGTAATATGAAATTAATAGAATTAAAAGTAAATGAATTTATCAATGTAGTAGATTCAAAAAGTCCAGCTCCTGGAGGAGGAAGCGTTGCTGCTCTTTCTGGAAGTTTATCAAGTGCACTAGCAAACATGGTTTCACATTTAACAATTGGTAAAAAGAAATTTAGAGCTTTAGATGAAAAAATCCAACTAGAAGTTAAAGAAGCAATGGTTGTTTTAGAATCAAAAAAGGAAGAATATGCAAAGTTAATCGATAAAGACACAGAAGCATTCAATATGATTATGGCTGCTTTCAAACTTCCTAAGGAAACAGATGAAGATAAAAAAATAAGAGCTGATAAAATAGAAGAAGCAACAATTATTGCAATTGAAGTACCTCGAGAAGTTGCTGAAAATGGAAAATCAATTCTACCAGCCTTAGAGCAATTGTTCACATATGGTAATCAAAATTGTTTAAGTGATTTAGGTGTAAGTGCATTATTATTACACACTACAATTATTGGAGCAGTGATGAACATGAAGATAAACCTTTCTGGATTAAAATGTGAAGATTTAGTAAGTAGTTATCAAAAGGTTATTGATGAGTTAACTGCATTTAGTAATAATGAAGTCTTATCATTTGTTAATAAAGTATATAATAAACTATAAAAAAACGAGCAGATATTCTGCTCGTTTTTATTATCTTCTTTTACCTAATTCATCTTTTATTACATCTTCTACAAGTGGTTGACAAAGGCCACATCCGCTTCCTGCTTCTGTCGCTTGTTTTACAGATACAAAGCGTCTTCGTCCTTCTCTAACAACTTTTCTAATTTTTCTTTCTGTTACTTGCTTACAAAGGCATAAAACTCCTTGTTCATCTGCTTCTTGTTTCTTAAGTTTAATATATGATTCTCTTTTATCCATAATATCACCACATTTTCTAAGATGTATTGTATAATATAGTATAACATAACATAGTATGAAAAGTTAAAGGTGATTTGATGGGTAAAAACGCTTATGTTACATTTATAATTAGAAATGATTCTTATATGCCAGGAGCACTTGTTTTTGGTTATGCTTTAAGATTACAAAATACTGTAAATGATCTTATTTGTATAGTATCAGAGAATATCTCAGAAAGAGCGATCAAAGCGTTAAAAGTTATATATGATGACGTATTAGTAATTGATGAACTATATGTTGCTCATGATCGAAGACACGAAAGACAGGATAGACCTTTCTTGTTTTCGCGGTTTAATACTTTTAGATTAGGTAAAGATGGTGACTTAGGAAAAGCTTATGATAAAATCATCTTAGCAGACTGTGATCACTTACCATTAAGAGGATTTGACGAATTATTTAATTTAAGAGCTCCAGCGGGTATTATTAATGAGAGAAAAGAACATTGCTTAGAGTTTGTTGATGGGAAGTATATTATTCCTGAAAGTGTAGAAAAAACAGGAACTTGGAACTGGCATGATATTTATAAGGATGTTCCACATGGAACGTTAGTACCGAAAATAATGACTGATAGAGTGCTAACTGATCCAACTAATTTAGGGATTAACACTTCTATATGTCTATTTGAGCCTACAATGGAATTGTATGATTCAATTATGGACGATTTACTTCAAACTGAAGTTCAAGATAGAATATCTTCTTATAACTGGCCTGAAATGCAGTACATTACAGGTAAGTGTAGTGGCGAATGGACTAATATTGATTTAAAATACTCTTCATTTAATGGTTATCCTAAAATAGATGTTTTATACGGTATTCACTTTGCTGGGTTAAAACCTTGGAGTATAAAGAATAAGAGTGTTAAATCATTTGGAAAATTCGAGGATTATCAATTATGGAATCACACATTTGTTAGAATGATGAATGATAATCCAATATTAAGTGATAATGGTAAACTACGCCGAATTAATACATTTATTGGTGATTTACTAAAAGATCCAAAATATCAATTTAAAAAGAAAAATGTACCACATTTGAAACATTTCTTTGAATAAGTCTCATATATGTTGAGGCTTTTTTTTATTTCCTTTGATTACCTTGACAGATAGAGTAATTTTTGATAAATTATTATGTGAGATATAGTAATTACGCATAGTAATTATTTCGAGTAAACTGGAGAGGGAGAAACATCATGAAAAAAACATCTTTAGGAGAGTTAATAGCTAACGCAATTTCTCATGGAGTAGGCGTTATATTCGCAATAACTGCTCTAGTTATACTGATTATAAAAAGTGATACAACACCAGAAATTTTATCAAGTATAGTATTTGGTTTATCACTAATTATGCTTTATTTAAGTAGTACTTTGTTTCATTCTTTTCCCGAAAAGATGACAAGAGTATTTACCGTTTTTCAAAGATTAGATCATTCAAGTATCTTTTTATTAATATCTGGAACATATACACCATTCTTAATCTTAGTTGTTGATAATCTAACAGGATATATCCTACTGGGAATACTTTGGGCTATAACTATTGTTGGGATTGTTTTTAAAGCGATATGGATAGATAAATTTAAATATGTTCATTTATCAATTTATCTATTAATGGGTTGGAGTATTATTTTTGTATATAACGATGTTATTGATGGTATTGGTGATTGTTTCTTATATCTTTTATTAGGAGGAATCAGTTATACATTAGGTGTTGCTTTTTATGTATCTAGATTTAAATATGCACACTTTGTATGGCATCTCTTTGTTTTAGGCGGAAGTGTTTTTCACTTCGTTTGTGTATTAATGATTTTAAGTTGAAGGAGGCTTATTATGAATTATAGAATAGTAGTTGATAGTACGGTTTATTTGTCTGAAGAGGAATTCAAAAGTTATGGGATAAAACGAGCAAGTTTAAACATTATTGATAAAGATGAATCATTTAAAGAGTTAAGTGTGGATAAGAAATTTGTTTTCGAAAGATTAGATAATGGACATCACTTAACTACAAGCCAACCTTCACCAGGAGAATTCTTTGATATTTATGAGGAATTGTTAAGTGAAGGTGTTGAAAAGATTTTTGTTGTTACTTTAGCAGAACCATTAAGTGGTACTTATCAAAGTGCTACTTTAGCAAGAACAATGTTAGATAATCCAAATAAAGTTCATATTTTCAAATCACAAATGGCAGCTTTTGGTAACGAAATGTTGGTTCTTGAAATTCAAAGACTGATTAATGAAGGTAAAGAAGAAAAAGAGATTATTGAATTTATTACTAAATTGAATAGTAAATCTAATTTGATATTTACACTTGAAAATCTTCATTACATAGCACGTAGTGGAAGATTATCAAGAGCAAAAGCTTTAATTGGTACTGTTTTAAGGGTAAAACCTTTAATTCGTATGATTGATGGGAAACTAGATTTGTTTAAATCTGAAAGAACTCACAAGAAAGTGATTACGAATATTATTAATAATATGAAGGAAACTACCAAAGGGGCTAAGACTATTTATGTTAGAATTCTTAGTCACAATTCTATTGAACAAGCAAAAGCTTTAGAAGCAAAAATCAATGAAACATTTAATAATATAAAATTATCTTTCAACGAGTACCTAGGACCTATCTTTAGTCTGCATCTTGGATCTGTAGGATATGGTATTTCTTGGTGTGTTGAATAAAAGGAGCAATGATGGGAAAAATCGGAATTGTAATTGATAGTACTGTTTATCTATCACAAGAACTGATAGATGATAACAACATTGGTGTTGCATCTTTAAATGTTATTAATGGTGTGGATTCTTATAAGGAACTAGATATTGATAATAAGTTTGTTTGGGACATGCAAGATAAGGGAGCACACTGGAAAACAAGCCAACCCTCACCAGGTGAATTCTTAGAAATATTTGAAAGAATGATTAGTGAAGGTTACGATAAAATTTTCTGTGTTTTATTATCAAAAAATATTTCAGGTACTTATCAAAGTGCATTGCTAGCAAAAAAAATGTTAGGTGATTCAACAAAAGTGCATTTGTTTGACACTATGCTTTGCGCCTATGGAACTGCGATGATTACGCTTGAGTTAATAGAAATGGTAAATGAGAATAAAACTGAAGAAGTAATTGTTGAAAGAATAACAAGAATTATAGGAACCTCAGTGCAAATGTTCTCAGTGCAAAATCTATTCTCTTTAGTAAAAGGAGGACGTTTAAGTGTAGCAAGAGCTACAATTGGAACAGTTCTTCGAATTAAACCAATTATCAAAGTAATTGATGGTAAACTTCAACTTGTCAAGAGTGAAAGAACCCACAAAAAAATCTTCAGGTATTTCATGGAACATATTAATAAGTCATTAATTGATCATAAAAAAATTACATTTTACGTTTTAAGCCAACACTCACTTGAAACTGCAAAACAAGTAAGAGAACTGTTTGAAGAAGAATATCCTGGGTGTAAAATTATTTTTTCTGAATATCTCGGACCAGTATTTAGTATTCATGTTGGAAAAAAAGGATATGGAATTAGCTATTTTGTAGAATAAAAAGACACTTTAAAAGTGTCTTTTTTTTAAATTACTCTATCACGTTATGTATTGTAATGGGTAAAAATTTCCTATATAATCAAGAATAGAAATATAGGTGATTATATGAGAAAAATAGCAATCGTTACAGATAGCACTGCTGTAATGGGAAATAAGTTTATTGAAAACGAAAAAGATTTATACACTGTTCCTTTACAGATTCTATTTGGGGAAGAAGAAGTATACCGTGATGGTATCGATTTAACTAGTGAGGAATTCTTTACTAAGATATCAAATATACGAATTCTACCTACTACTAGCCAACCAAGTGTTGGTGCTGTTTTAGAATTGTTTAATGAGTTGGTAAAAGAATATGATGAAATATTATATATCACAATTAGCTCTAATATTAGTGGTACTTATAATACAGGGCTACTTGCGGCTAACCAATTAAAAGATAAGAAAATTGAAGTTTTTGATAGTTTACATACAGCAGTAATACAAAAAATGTATGTGGAAGAAGCTTTAAAAATGGCTAAAGAAGGAACGCATGTAGATAGCATTATTAAGAAACTTAAAAAAATGAGAAAGAACAGTGAAATCTACTTAGTTGTTGATAATCTACGCCATTTAGGACGTACTGGGCGTGTAAATAATATGGGAGCTATTGTTGGGGCATTACTAAAAATCAAACCAATTTTAACTTTTGAAGAAGGATATATAAACTTAAGAAAAAAAGTTAGAACTTTGAATAGAGCATATTTAGAAGTAGTTTCTATTCTAGGTGATAGAGAGTTAAACGATTCCTCTCGAATCATGATTGCCCATGCAAATGGGATTGAGAATGCAATAAGAGTAAAAGAGGCTATCGAAGTAATTCATCCAGATAAAATAATTGAAATTGATGAGTTATCTCCAGTAATTGGTGTTCATACAGGACCTAATACAGTTGGAGTTGCATGGATAAAATAGGTGGAAACTTAGTTTCTCACCTTTTTTTTGACAAAAAATTTTATTATGTTATTATATATGAGTGAACTTTCATATAAGTTCGTGGGAGGTATTTTTTATGAAAATAGCATACATAGTTGATGGATCTATAGACTTATCTCCATCAACCATTGCTTTAGAAAACGTTTATTCTATACCGTTTAAAGGTTATGATCAAACAGGAGAATTAGGAAATATTGAAAATATAAGATTACTTGAAAAAATTCAGAAGCAAGAAATTAAGCAGTATATAGAGCCTACACCTGGTATCTATAGGGATTTGTATAAGAGTTTAAAAAGAGATGGGTACGATTATATTGTATGCATTCCTCAAAAAAGAAACATTAGTTCCTCTTATATGAATGCCGAATACGCTAGTAGATTTTGTAGTGAGTATGTATTGGTAATTGATGCTTCAGACTATGAATTGGATAGTAAGGAAATATTTGATAACCTATTAAATGATAAAGAAATCAAAGATTATTTATTCACAATTGATTTTAGTTTTGATCAATTGTTTGAAGGAATTAGAAAAGTATTAGGTAACTTGAAACTATTGAAAATATAAAAAAAAGTAGACTAATTTCTACCTTTTTTTTATTTATTTTAGTAATTTAAGACCATATATTACTTTACCAATAAATGGAGTTTTTGTTTGAATGGCACTATAGGGACACATTTCTTGGCAACAATAACATCTAATACATTTTGAGTAATCATAAACAGGTGGTACCGATTTATCATCATTATTGAAAGTTAATGCTTTATCATCTAATGGGCAAACATCGACACATATACCACACTTTTTGCAATCTATTTCCTTAATATAAGGCTTTCTAAGTACATGCTTATTTAGTAACCCGAATGGAGTTTTTTCAGTGTGTTTTACTTTATCTCGAGGAATATCAAATTCTTTGTTGATAAAGGAATTTATTTCTTCGCCAATTATTTCGATATCTTCATAACTACCAAGACCATATTCTTGTCCATATGTCATGGTAGGTAACCTTGTTGGATCTAAATCAATCATTTTACAGAAAACCGCATCCAAAGCAACTGGATCTTTTGATATTATAATAGTATTCATTGGGGTAGGTGTTCCGTTTCTAGGTCCATTTCCTTCCATTGCGATTATACCATCTAAGATATGTAAATCGATTTTAAGATATAAATCTAAATCGATAAGCATTTCTGCAAAGTTATATGCATTTTGGAATCTAGCATGCATTTTAGCTTTGTTGAAACCTACTACAGTCCCAAATGGATTTTTTACAGCTCCAGTTATTCGCTGAAGAGCATGTGATTTCATTTTGGGAAGATTAATAATTGCATCTGCTTCAAATACAGCATTTGCAATTTCGAGAGAGTTTGTAGCATGTCCTTCTAATTCAACAGTTTTTCCAGATGCAAAATCTCCGATTGGTGTATTGTATTTGTCAGCTACTTCTTTGATTCCGCATTTGGCAGCTACTTTTGTTGGATTACCGATTCCAGGTGAATCACCATAGAATACGTCATAGTCATTTTCTTTCATGAGTTTTAATACAGCCTCAAAAACGACAGGGTGGGTTGTAGCAGCATTTTTCTTATCTGTACCTACCACAAGATTGGGTTTAAGTAGCACTTTCTTACTTTTAGGAATAATGCTTTCTATTCCTCCTAATTCATTAATTGCCCATTTTATTTTTGGATATATTTTATCTAAATCATATTCTTTGCATCTTAATATTACTACTTTGCTCATATTATCACCCTTTAGATTTCATTATATCAAAAGTTCTTTATTATCAAAATATTATTTTTTTGTGTTAAAATCAATATAGGTGATTATATGAAAAAACTAATTGAGTATATTAATAATAATAAGAACAAAGTTATTGCCTTAGATGGTCCTAGTGGGTCTGGGAAAAGTACAACAGCAAAATATCTAGAAGAACATTTCGATGTTCTTGTATTTCACACAGATGATTATTTTCTTCCTATGGAGAGAAAAACTAGGAATAGGTTAAATCAACCAGGAGGAAATCTTGATTATGAAAGAATGGAAGAGGAAGTTTTTAAACATCTTAAAGATGAGGTGATAATATCAAATTTCTTTAACTGTATGAGTAATGAGTTAGAAAAGAGACAACCTGCAAAAAAGAAATCTATCATTATAGTAGAAGGAGTATATTCTCTGCATCCAAGATTTCAAAAATATTATGATTTTAAAGTATATTTTGATATAGATAGAGAACATCAGTACAATCGTATCCAAGAGCGTAGTGGAGACTTTATGTTAGAGAGATTTAAAAAGGAATGGATACCTTTAGAGGATAAGTATTTTGATGAACTTAATATAAAAAAGAATGTAGACCTTTACATAAAAAATCACTAAATATTCATACTTTTTTATATTTCATTATGTTATAATAATTAGGCAACTTGGAGAGGTGACGGTATGTTATTATTTGACTTTATAAATCCATATATAACATATTTGTTTGTTGTATTGGCATTTGTCTTTAGTATAGGGGCTATTTTTTATAGAAAAGAGTTCATTACAAAACATAAAAAGACAATTATGAATATTGCAATGGTATTGCTTATCTGGACACAAGTTGCTAGGTATGCTGGTATCTTTTTTGAGCAAGATACAACATGGAGTTTATGGTTTTTTAACTTCAAGATAACATCTTTTAGTTACGCGTCACACTTACCGTTTTACATGTGTAGATTAAGTGTTTTAGTACTTCTATACTACTTAGTTACTAAAGATAAAAGGGTAGAGTCATTTTTATTCTACTGGGGTGCAACTGGTTTAGCTGGCGTAATTTATCCAAATGGAGAAATAATTAACATATTTAATTTAACAGAAACTTTCTTTATTGATCATTTTCTGTTAGCAATTGCTCCGTTTTTCATAATTGTTTATCAAGGGTATCGTCCAAGTAAAAAAGATGCTTTTATTATTGCTGGTTTGATGTTTGCTATATTAACATTGTTTATTCCAATCAACAATGTTATGACTAATGTACTTACTAGTTCTAATGGAGAAGAAGTATTAGTAGATTACTTTTATGTTAAAGATCAGAGTATTGTAAAAGTGGTACTTGGTAATATACCGAGTATACTATTTGTATTTATGCACTCATTAGCAGCACTTGGTTTCTTTAGTGTTTATTATAAATTATTTAAGAACAAAGAATATAACGTTTAGGATTTGGTGAGTATTATGAGAATTGGTTTATTTACTGATGCATATTTCCCAATAATTAGTGGTGTTACTATTTCAGTAAGAACACTAAGGGATGAATTAGAGAAGTTAGGGCATGAAGTTTTTATTATATCTAACAATCACGATAATGCAGAAGAAGAGAGAAATGTCGTTAGAACTGGTGGACGCAAACTACCTATGAAAGAAATGGGAGAGTTTCGTGTTGGTCGTGTAACGAAAAATAAAGTTAAAGATATTGGTACATTGAATTTAGATATTGTTCATTGTCATACTGAATTTACTATGGGTAGATTAGGACGTAAAGTAGCTAGAAGATATAATTTGCCTGTTGTTCATACTTATCATACAATGTATGTAGAATACATTCATTTTATTTCAAAACTTTTTAGAAGACCTTTACGTTTTATATCAAAAATATATAGTCGTAGATTTGCTGATAGTGCTGACGTTGTAATATTCCCTACTATCAAAGTAAAAAGAACATTTGATGATTATGGATATAAAAAGAAATCTTACATTATTCCTTCAGGAATTTATTTAGAGAGATTTGATAAGAATAGTTTTCCACAAAATGAGATTATTCAACTTAAAGAAAAACTTGGGATAAGACATGATGAATATGTTATGTTGTTTTTAGGAAGAATATCACGAGAAAAGTCTATTGAAGAGTTAATTATAGAATTTGCTAAAGTCAAAAATCCAAAAGCTAAACTAGTAATAGTAGGCGGAGGACCAGATTTAGAGTTTTTCAGAAGTGTTTCAATTAAGTTAGGTATTGAAGATAAAGTAATATTTACTGGAATGATTGATCCCTTAGAAATAGGTATTTACTACCAATTAGCTGATTTGTTTGTAAATTTCAGTATGTCTGAAACACAAGGATTAACATATTATGAAGCATTAGCAAGTTGTGTTCCACTTTTAGTAAAATATGACTCTAACTTAGAAGGAATTATATTGAACGGAGAGAATGGGTATTCATTTACGGATGATAATGAGTTTAGTGTGTTAGCAGATAAAATTATTAAAGATAAAAAACTACAAGCATATTTTATTGAAAAATCGTGTGCTACAGTTCAAAAGTTTTCTGCTAAAAATTACGCAATAAGCGTTGAAGAAATATATAAAAAAGTTTTTAAAGGTTAAATGAATCAAAAATGTAAATAATTATTGGTGATTGTGGTAAAGAAAAATGTGAAATTACTTGACAATCACTATTGATTTGAATAGAATGTATATAGTCTCTTTTTTGAAAAGAGTAGGTTATGGCGATTGTGGTGAAGTGGTTAACACACCGGCTTGTGGCGCCGGCACTCGTGGGTTCGATCCCCATCAGTCGCCCCATTTTGGGCTATGGCCAAGTGGTTAAGGCACCGGACTTTGACTCCGGGATCGATGGTTCGAATCCATCTAGCCCAGCCATATGTGCGGGTGTGGCGGAACTGGCAGACGCGCTAGATTTAGGCTCTAGTTCTTAGGAGTGCAGGTTCAATTCCTGTCACCCGCACCATTTGAAATCAAGGACAACTTAGGTTGTCTTTTTTTTGATTCGAGCCTTTTGGTTGGCACTCATGCTTTATGTTATTGTGAAAACGCTTTTTTTTGATATAATGTTAATAGGAGAGGTGATTAAATGGAAACGATGCTTAAAAATACAGAGAAGCAGTTTATTGATAATTTAACTGGATTAAGAGATTTAAAAGGGTTATTCCATGATTTTGGTAAAAGAGATTTAGATGGCCTCCACTTTATTTATGTAGATATTGATGATTTTAATAAAATGAATATAATATTTGGGGTAGATACAGTTGATGATATGCTGAAAGGTGTGGCTGATACTTTACGTAATTATTGTGGTAAATCTGATGTTTACCGTGTTGGAAATGATCAGTTCTTATTAGTAACTGACAGAAGTGTATTTTGTGAACACTCTGAATTACAACGTATCCTGAAACAACCTTTTAAACATCATCACATTCAGTATGTAATCAATGCGAGTGTTTGTGTCGCAGATTATGATGATTTCAAAGGAGATAATTTAAAGCAAATTGTAAATCTACTTAGAATTACTGTTGATTTATCTAAAAACCTTGGTAGAAATACACTTATTTATGCTCACCAAAAACATAAGAAAAGATATGAAGTTATTCAGGAGATAGAAAACAATATTTATTATGCTATGCGCAAGAAGCAATTCTATCCAAAGTATCGTCCTTTTGTTGATACTTTTACTAATGAAATAATTGGTTTTGAAGCAGTTTCAAGATGGGATTTAAATGGAAGAACTCTGAAACCTTATGAGTTTCTAGAAATAGCTCAGTGGACTGGAATTATATATGAATTAGAGATGTGGGTATTTGAACAAGCGATGGAGTTTTATCGTCAGTTATCTGATGATAAAACAATCAAATTATCTAAGAGATTTAAAGCAGGGGTTAACCTTTCTGAATACACTTTAATTACTGTAGAAATTGATACAATAATTCAAATCTTAACAAAGTTTGATATATCAGCAAAAGACGTGATTATCGAAATAAAAGAATCGTATATTAGAGATAAACATGTTTACCAAAAAGTACATAACTTATATGAGTTAGGATTTGTTATTATCCTTGATGATTATTCGAATGCATCATCGTCATTAACATATCTTGCTGATCTCAAAGTAGACGTTCTTAAGTTATCCGAAAAGTTATTATTAGAAGTTAATAACAGCGAAGAGTACACTAATATGAAGAGTGTCTATGAATTTTTTGTAGACATAAGTAAGAAGTTTCAATTATCTGTCGTTTCAACAGGCATTAGAAATAAAAAAGACTTAAAACTAGTTAAGGAACTAGGTGTTAACATGGCAACAGGTGATTATTTCTCAAGAGCAATCGTCAAAGAAGAATTCTTAGAATACATGCAGAACAATAAGAAAAGGAAATTACGATTGTGATTTCACTGCTACTTTCTTCTTCGGTTGAAGGAGATTTAACATTCTTTGAGAGTATAATTGCTTGGGTAGAAAATGCAACGATTCACTTATATGAAAATCCATTATTTGGTGTCGCTGCATTAATCATATTTGGTTTAGTTGGAGGGAAATTAATAAGTTTAATTAAGTTCCCACGTGTTACAGGATATATACTTATTGGGATCATCGTTGGACCAAGTGTTCTTCGAGTGTTATCTCATGAGATGGTAGAATCTTTTACCATTATTAGACAAGTCGCAATTGGTTTTATTGGTTATACAATTGGTCTTGAGTTAAGGTTTAGTAAACTTAAAAAAACAGGTAAACAGGTGACGATTATAACTGTTGTACAAGCATTTACAACGGCTATATTGGTTACATTAGCAATCTATGCTTATAGAACAGCTACAGGTGGAGATTATATTTGGACTTATGCATTAATTTTAGGTGCAATTGCAACTGCAACTGCTCCTGGACCTATCGTAGCAGTAGTAAAAAGTTATCGTACTAAAGGTCCTGTTACAGATGTGTTATTACCTTTAGTAGCATTAGATGATGCTATTGGTATTATGTTGTTTGCAGTAATGCTAAGTTTAGGTACATCATTTATTAGTGGACCTGTAAGTATTGGACATATGTTGTTAGATCCTTTCTTAGAGATTTCAATGTCTTTAGGTTTTGGAGCCTTAATTGGATTCATAGTTACTAAAATCGCCAAAGCTTATAACCGTGAAAGTGATAGTTTCCTAATGATGGTTATTATAGGATTTGTATTTCTTGGTATAGCTATTGGACAAGCAGTACACGCTTCTGCAATATTATTACCAATGACAATTGGAGTTTTCCTAACAAATTCAATTGATGAAAGATATGAACATAGATTAACACAAACTACCGATCTGTTTAGTGCCCCGATATTACTAGCATTTTTCACTATAGCAGGGGCAGAACTACAGTTATCATTATTAGCTAAAATTGGACTTATGGGTGGTATTTATCTATTTGTACGTGTTATCGGTAAAGTTACTGGTTCATATGTGAGTGCTAAGGCTTTAAAAGCACCGCCAACTGTAGTTAAGTATTTAGGATTTACGTTAATCCCTCAAGCAGGTGTAGCTATCGATATGGCTTTAACTACTCAGTTAAGATTTGAAGAAGCTGATTTATTAGCACACGCTGAAGTAGGTGCAGCGATAATGACGATTGTTTTGGCCGCAACAGTTATCTACGAAGTATTTGGATTGGTTGTTGTTAAAAGCGCTCTAGGTAAGGCTGGAGAAATTGATGCAGCCGTTGGAGATTGGGAATAAATGTAATTTATAAACAAAAGACTTCTAAATAAGGAGTCTTTTTTTTATAAATTATCTTGCATTTAGTATTTCATAGGAGTACAATTCTACTTGCGTGAATATGTATATATATAAATATGAAAGAAGTGACCTAAGTTGTTATTAAATTTATTGAGTAGTGGAGCTTCATCAGGATTAACTTATGAAGCATTATTAGTTTTAGCACTAGTTTTACTACTAGGACTTTATACAGGTAGATGGTTTGAAAAAATCAAACTACCACACATTACTGGTTATATTATTATGGG
Coding sequences within it:
- the hutI_1 gene encoding Imidazolonepropionase yields the protein MVADTIIYNIKEIITPHRSLAHRGKEMRQLESVKDAFIAIRKGKIIDYGKGNHSKYLSDTTYLHDAHNCIVIPGLIDSHTHLVHGGSREHEFGKKIKGVPYLDILKQGGGILSTVEATRNSDFGTLFQKARKSLDEMLLLGVTTVEAKSGYGLNYETEVKQLEVAKKLNEIHPIDVISTYLGAHAVPTEYKDNKDEYINAVIKDMALIRNNDLAESVDVFCEDSVYNLEDTRKIVEAAKKLGFFVRLHADEIHPMGGLGLAVELNASSADHLIAASNEDIKKLSKSKTVANLLPSTSFYLNKDFANARKMIDEGCIVSLSSDYNPGSSPSENLQFSMQLGCNKMRLRPKEVLTAVTINPAYGLGLKEKVGSIAKGKNADIVIMDASNLEYIMYHFGVNHTKDVFKNGKLVVKDRQII
- the fchA gene encoding Methenyltetrahydrofolate cyclohydrolase; the protein is MKLIELKVNEFINVVDSKSPAPGGGSVAALSGSLSSALANMVSHLTIGKKKFRALDEKIQLEVKEAMVVLESKKEEYAKLIDKDTEAFNMIMAAFKLPKETDEDKKIRADKIEEATIIAIEVPREVAENGKSILPALEQLFTYGNQNCLSDLGVSALLLHTTIIGAVMNMKINLSGLKCEDLVSSYQKVIDELTAFSNNEVLSFVNKVYNKL
- a CDS encoding bacterioferritin-associated ferredoxin; this translates as MDKRESYIKLKKQEADEQGVLCLCKQVTERKIRKVVREGRRRFVSVKQATEAGSGCGLCQPLVEDVIKDELGKRR
- a CDS encoding Glycosyl transferase family 8, yielding MGKNAYVTFIIRNDSYMPGALVFGYALRLQNTVNDLICIVSENISERAIKALKVIYDDVLVIDELYVAHDRRHERQDRPFLFSRFNTFRLGKDGDLGKAYDKIILADCDHLPLRGFDELFNLRAPAGIINERKEHCLEFVDGKYIIPESVEKTGTWNWHDIYKDVPHGTLVPKIMTDRVLTDPTNLGINTSICLFEPTMELYDSIMDDLLQTEVQDRISSYNWPEMQYITGKCSGEWTNIDLKYSSFNGYPKIDVLYGIHFAGLKPWSIKNKSVKSFGKFEDYQLWNHTFVRMMNDNPILSDNGKLRRINTFIGDLLKDPKYQFKKKNVPHLKHFFE
- a CDS encoding hemolysin-III related translates to MKKTSLGELIANAISHGVGVIFAITALVILIIKSDTTPEILSSIVFGLSLIMLYLSSTLFHSFPEKMTRVFTVFQRLDHSSIFLLISGTYTPFLILVVDNLTGYILLGILWAITIVGIVFKAIWIDKFKYVHLSIYLLMGWSIIFVYNDVIDGIGDCFLYLLLGGISYTLGVAFYVSRFKYAHFVWHLFVLGGSVFHFVCVLMILS
- a CDS encoding DegV domain-containing protein, with the protein product MNYRIVVDSTVYLSEEEFKSYGIKRASLNIIDKDESFKELSVDKKFVFERLDNGHHLTTSQPSPGEFFDIYEELLSEGVEKIFVVTLAEPLSGTYQSATLARTMLDNPNKVHIFKSQMAAFGNEMLVLEIQRLINEGKEEKEIIEFITKLNSKSNLIFTLENLHYIARSGRLSRAKALIGTVLRVKPLIRMIDGKLDLFKSERTHKKVITNIINNMKETTKGAKTIYVRILSHNSIEQAKALEAKINETFNNIKLSFNEYLGPIFSLHLGSVGYGISWCVE
- a CDS encoding DegV domain-containing protein; its protein translation is MGKIGIVIDSTVYLSQELIDDNNIGVASLNVINGVDSYKELDIDNKFVWDMQDKGAHWKTSQPSPGEFLEIFERMISEGYDKIFCVLLSKNISGTYQSALLAKKMLGDSTKVHLFDTMLCAYGTAMITLELIEMVNENKTEEVIVERITRIIGTSVQMFSVQNLFSLVKGGRLSVARATIGTVLRIKPIIKVIDGKLQLVKSERTHKKIFRYFMEHINKSLIDHKKITFYVLSQHSLETAKQVRELFEEEYPGCKIIFSEYLGPVFSIHVGKKGYGISYFVE